A stretch of the Deltaproteobacteria bacterium genome encodes the following:
- a CDS encoding AAA family ATPase — translation MPSTYERRLVLFYLSNLVSRLRSRDDEAPHLARWLKLHEGELGFRYPTRPGDTAEDAMQRRTRDREVPRPEWQRVAEILRNTLAAAGPARPDRTARRVRLLAKATRLSRTDAALLELALRYRTGSLVDSLINDIDDAREWNGRGFKVGSPLLPCLLGLSAGTVYSRFAPDAPLLTSGLMSIDDDGDVTIPERLTRLHWLPQEAGSDVHGLLLDQAGPGELHWSDFDHVGSDRDQLERILNGALRSDQEGVNVLVYGPPGTGKTEFCKTLAARLEAPLYVAGESDASGSEPSRRERMQELRLAQGLLAGNSRSIVLFDEMEDLLSVQGGWLEGRFGHGHVPVRSAEGSKVFMNRLLEQTPVPILWTSNAARWTSPVLLRRMMFALELRQPPPKIRARIWARQLTHHGIESTEEDARALAREFDVTPGVASGVTAAARLGGGTLADVRRGVRGLARVLSGDRPPAQQTPDRYDPELIRADLDPVELADRLAKNGARHFSLCLQGPPGVGKSAFVRHLADRLRLEVIQKRASDLMSMWVGGTERNVAEAFAEARDAEAFLVFDEADSLLADRRLAVRSWEVSQVNEMLTWMESHPLPFACTTNLGERLDPATLRRFTFKIALDYLSPEEVKAAFRVFFGIEPPAAVGSLATLTPGDFAVVSRKAEILGCSGDPQALTTMLRKECEAKPAGARRVGFGL, via the coding sequence ATGCCTTCCACCTACGAACGCCGTCTCGTCCTATTCTATCTGTCGAACCTCGTCTCGCGCCTCCGCAGCCGCGACGACGAGGCACCGCACCTGGCGCGCTGGCTCAAGCTTCATGAAGGGGAATTGGGGTTTCGCTACCCCACAAGGCCGGGCGACACTGCGGAAGACGCAATGCAGCGTCGTACGCGAGACCGGGAAGTTCCGAGGCCCGAGTGGCAGCGTGTGGCAGAGATCTTGAGGAACACGCTGGCAGCGGCCGGCCCGGCACGCCCGGATCGGACAGCGCGACGCGTTAGGCTTCTGGCAAAGGCCACCCGTCTTTCCCGGACCGATGCGGCGCTCCTGGAACTGGCGTTGCGCTATCGGACGGGGTCACTTGTCGATTCATTGATTAACGACATTGATGACGCGAGAGAATGGAACGGGAGAGGCTTCAAGGTGGGGAGCCCATTGCTGCCATGCTTGCTTGGTCTGTCGGCCGGCACCGTCTACAGCCGGTTTGCGCCCGACGCTCCTCTCCTGACTTCCGGGCTTATGTCTATCGATGACGACGGAGATGTGACGATCCCCGAACGGTTGACCCGGCTGCACTGGCTTCCGCAAGAGGCCGGTTCCGATGTGCATGGCTTGCTGCTCGACCAAGCTGGCCCGGGCGAACTGCACTGGTCCGACTTCGACCATGTTGGCAGCGACCGCGACCAACTCGAACGGATTCTGAACGGGGCGTTGCGGAGCGACCAAGAGGGCGTCAACGTGCTCGTTTACGGGCCGCCAGGCACCGGCAAGACGGAGTTCTGCAAGACTCTGGCTGCAAGGCTCGAAGCGCCGCTTTACGTGGCCGGCGAATCGGATGCCTCCGGAAGCGAACCTTCCCGCCGAGAGAGGATGCAGGAGCTCCGGCTTGCACAAGGCCTACTTGCCGGAAACTCTCGATCCATCGTACTATTCGATGAGATGGAGGATCTGCTCTCCGTGCAGGGAGGGTGGCTGGAGGGGAGGTTCGGCCACGGCCATGTTCCTGTACGTTCTGCGGAGGGCTCGAAGGTGTTCATGAACCGCCTGCTGGAGCAGACTCCGGTACCAATCCTGTGGACATCGAACGCTGCCCGGTGGACCAGTCCCGTTCTTTTGCGCCGCATGATGTTCGCCCTGGAACTGCGGCAACCCCCTCCCAAGATCCGGGCGCGGATCTGGGCGCGGCAGCTTACGCACCACGGGATAGAATCGACTGAGGAGGATGCCCGTGCCCTGGCACGGGAATTCGACGTAACGCCGGGCGTGGCCTCGGGAGTCACGGCGGCGGCCCGGCTCGGAGGCGGGACACTTGCGGACGTGCGCCGCGGCGTGCGCGGTCTTGCCAGAGTGTTGTCCGGCGACAGGCCACCAGCTCAACAGACGCCGGACAGGTACGATCCTGAGCTAATCCGCGCGGACCTGGACCCGGTGGAACTCGCGGACCGCCTTGCCAAGAACGGCGCACGTCACTTCTCGCTATGCCTGCAGGGACCGCCGGGAGTCGGCAAGAGCGCGTTCGTCCGCCATCTGGCCGACAGGCTCAGACTCGAAGTCATCCAGAAACGTGCGTCCGATCTCATGTCGATGTGGGTTGGTGGAACCGAAAGGAACGTCGCCGAAGCCTTTGCCGAAGCGCGCGACGCCGAAGCGTTCCTGGTCTTCGACGAAGCCGATTCGCTGCTGGCCGACCGGCGCCTGGCCGTCCGTAGCTGGGAGGTTAGTCAAGTCAACGAGATGCTGACATGGATGGAAAGCCACCCGCTTCCCTTCGCCTGCACCACCAATCTCGGCGAGCGCCTCGACCCCGCCACCCTGCGGCGCTTTACGTTCAAGATCGCCCTCGACTATCTCTCTCCCGAGGAGGTAAAGGCCGCGTTCCGTGTTTTCTTCGGTATTGAACCCCCGGCCGCGGTCGGGAGCCTTGCCACCCTGACCCCAGGCGACTTCGCCGTCGTAAGCCGGAAAGCCGAGATTCTGGGTTGTTCGGGGGATCCACAGGCGCTGACGACAATGCTGCGGAAGGAGTGCGAGGCTAAACCAGCTGGGGCACGTAGAGTCGGTTTCGGCTTGTAG